One segment of Salvia splendens isolate huo1 chromosome 20, SspV2, whole genome shotgun sequence DNA contains the following:
- the LOC121781087 gene encoding uncharacterized protein At2g39795, mitochondrial-like codes for MGGNGALMRSLLNSFSPSIIRHRSLIRQFSYSDAIQSQSQSSSSPSPSSPFESRLRTILRNEIQYQYDYAPPHQPVTEFERFSVEDQPGQQWITLRAKSAEDENIKIEATMFDGSILEPKSDDEDTEEVVRLHISMLVDIWKGKETDSMEFVCSAWPYSLEIQKVYMFKQDNSPAQPYMGPDMKNLSNKLRTGFYEFLNYRGINSDLSRFLHQYMMNKDRIELLHWLGKVQSYIEK; via the exons ATGGGAGGAAATGGAGCTTTGATGAGGTCACTGCTTAATTCATTTTCTCCTTCCATTATCCGCCATCGCAGTTTAATTCGTCAATTCTCCTATTCCGATGCTattcaatctcaatctcaatcatcatcatcaccgtCTCCTTCTTCGCCATTCGAATCCAGACTGCGTACCATTCTTCGCAATGAGATTCAATACCAGTACGATTATGCTCCTCCTCATCAG CCTGTTACAGAGTTCGAGAGATTTTCAGTGGAAGATCAGCCTGGTCAGCAGTGGATTACACTGAGGGCCAAATCAGCTGAGGATGAGAATATTAAGATTGAAGCAACCATGTTCGATGGTTCCATCCTTGAACCAAAATCTGACGATGAGGACACTGAGGAAGTCGTGCGGCTTCACATTAGCATGCTAGTTGATATATGGAAAGGAAAAGAAACTGATTCCATGGAATTTGTCTGCTCAGCATGGCCTTATTCTCTGGAGATTCAGAAGGTTTACATGTTCAAGCAAGATAACTCTCCAGCTCAACCTTACATGGGTCCTGATATGAA GAATTTGAGCAATAAGCTACGAACTGGATTCTACGAGTTCCTGAATTATAGAGGGATAAACAGTGATCTTTCAAGATTCCTGCATCAATATATGATGAACAAAGACAGAATTGAGCTTTTACATTGGTTGGGGAAAGTCCAATCATATATCGAAAAATAG
- the LOC121781305 gene encoding vacuolar protein sorting-associated protein 55 homolog, whose protein sequence is MADLPYHVRSCLQSGKLALLAILVSGGIVLQILACALYNNWWPMLTVLMYVLLPMPLLFFAGSNASSLYTESSSGWIDATKFMTGASIVGSIAIPVVLKHAGVIGWGALAMELSSFFIFGMAILCFMGTNDDDAYSMF, encoded by the exons ATGGCAGACCTGCCTTATCACGTGAGATCTTGCTTGCAATCTGGGAAACTTGCTTTGCTAGCAATTCTTGTCTCAGGGGGGATTGTACTGCAAATACTG GCTTGTGCCTTGTACAATAATTGGTGGCCAATGTTGACAG TTTTAATGTATGTACTTCTACCGATGCCTTTACTCTTTTTTGCTGGATCAAACGCCTCTTCCCTTTATACTGAATCAAGTAGCGG TTGGATAGATGCTACTAAGTTTATGACTGGTGCGTCAATTGTTGGTAGCATTGCTATACCAGTTGTTCTCAAGCATGCTGGTGTAATTGGTTGGGGAGCATTAGCAATGGAGCTTTCATCATTTTTCATATTTGGTATGGCCATTTTGTGTTTTATGGGGACGAACGACGATGATGCGTACAGTATGTTTTAA
- the LOC121781304 gene encoding homeobox protein knotted-1-like 3, protein MDHLSQEMALRHFGDDRLPDNSSVLRNILPDGKPATEHHHRPASWLNSAILRQPNHFPDANFLNLQTSSSPATSNQWLSRSILQRNMSEVSGDSMPAAEYNNNSNGRSEGEANWQHKAEILSHPLYEQLLSAHVACLRIATPVDQLPRIDAQLAQSQQVFDKYSAAGHGADDKELDQFMTHYVVLLCSFKDQLQQHVRVHAMEAVMACWEIEQSLQSVTGVSPGEGTGATMSDDDDDEQVESDVNLFEDDNGNTGFGPLIPTETERSLMEHVRQELKHDLKNGYKDKIVDIREEILRKRRAGKLPGDTTSVLKAWWQSHSKWPYPTEVDKVKLVEETGLQLKQINNWFINQRKRNWHTNGNASSSSSSTALKSKRKRV, encoded by the exons ATGGACCATTTATCGCAAGAAATGGCTCTCCGCCATTTCGGCGACGATCGTTTACCGGACAATTCCTCTGTTCTCCGGAATATCCTCCCCGACGGTAAGCCGGCGACCGAGCACCACCACCGCCCCGCGAGCTGGCTGAACAGCGCTATTCTCCGCCAGCCTAATCACTTCCCCGACGCCAATTTCCTGAATCTGCAGACCTCATCCTCGCCGGCCACCAGCAATCAGTGGCTTTCCCGGTCAATTCTGCAGCGGAATATGAGCGAGGTTTCCGGCGACTCGATGCCGGCGGCGGAGTATAACAATAATAGCAACGGCAGAAGCGAAGGAGAGGCGAACTGGCAACACAAGGCGGAGATATTGTCTCACCCGCTGTATGAGCAGCTCCTGTCGGCGCACGTGGCATGCCTGCGCATCGCGACGCCGGTGGATCAGCTGCCGAGGATCGACGCACAGCTCGCGCAGTCGCAGCAAGTCTTCGATAAATACTCCGCCGCCGGCCATGGCGCCGACGATAAAGAGCTCGATCAGTTCATG ACGCATTATGTGGTGCTGCTATGTTCCTTCAAAGATCAACTGCAGCAGCATGTGCGTGTTCATGCGATGGAGGCGGTTATGGCGTGCTGGGAGATCGAGCAGTCCTTGCAAAGCGTAACTG GGGTTTCGCCTGGAGAAGGGACAGGGGCTACAATGTCTGATGACGACGACGATGAGCAGGTTGAGAGTGATGTAAACCTCTTTGAAGATGACAATGGCAACACCGGCTTCGGCCCTCTAATTCCAACAGAGACCGAAAGATCACTCATGGAGCACGTGCGCCAAGAACTTAAGCATGACCTCAAGAAT GGCTACAAGGACAAGATTGTAGACATTAGGGAGGAAATTCTGCGCAAGAGACGTGCAGGAAAACTTCCTGGCGATACAACCTCTGTGTTGAAAGCCTGGTGGCAATCACATTCTAAATGGCCATATCCCACT GAAGTGGATAAGGTGAAATTGGTGGAAGAAACAGGTCTGCAGCTGAAGCAGATAAATAACTGGTTTATCAATCAAAGGAAGAGGAACTGGCACACCAATGGcaatgcttcttcttcttcttcttccactgcaTTGAAATCCAAGCGCAAAAG GGTTTAA
- the LOC121782981 gene encoding neurochondrin-like isoform X1: protein MEQQTSTSSLQASPSPSPTHSPSLEDVMRLLKGNTDSQRLAGLLLVTKFFDKNDKPTILSVYSAVGSTFLHRLLLTGMGKGGGGANIDNADRHAYLQLSVTILASFARLLELAATDEMLSKIPLVLELMPNQSNLSLTEQCFEFLFLVTTAQEDGAMTFYRSGGMNVLASHMHALPDGSHVMELAMKLVQFIISKLPAENVYLEHPTELSKMVSAIARQFARLHNALKFEALHLLSALLSSSYSGVLFSALQSLKSDDWSDNLRIGVMDVLQNRVGPAEKLRALVVAQHAISIVGEDWLIGPTNLPDGHSSFPAERCILLILESSRVEIAVLVNELAYLKYEASKNSPPDSETFLGTLRNLSVAFSLVERIIKLMSKLGENEVFAESNSAPIINDSTLMKMIGGLNETIGVVLDYLQDAKDHGDRKGNDLLASVRVVGSYLAEAPPACNEKVKDLLGYMLSVEGDEESSPFQSISFLLPMLCQITMENDGCKLFASAGTFGAVVGFLISLIDSSDSSVDNIGTILLACDTIMNFLLKREQFHFTLENSCSVKLLQALVRWTANTSDVSMIMMASSICSLIIDSTSEETLLRYPEFNDDDLIALSLLMKRSLETHGQDMMSSDGNSEADLYEIVTSGYDSWADRFPHIKQVVG, encoded by the exons ATGGAGCAACAAACCTCCACTTCTTCTCTACAAGCATCGCCGTCTCCATCTCCGACTCATTCTCCGTCACTGGAAGATGTGATGAGACTATTGAAAGGAAACACCGATTCTCAACGGCTAGCTGGCCTTCTTCTCGTCACCAAATTCTTCGACAAAAACGACAAACCTACAATCCTCTCTGTCTACAGCGCCGTCGGTTCTACTTTCCTCCACCGCCTCTTGCTCACCG GAATGGGGAAAGGAGGCGGCGGAGCTAATATTGATAATGCCGACCGCCATGCTTACCTGCAGCTCTCTGTCACGATTCTCGCTTCGTTTGCCCGGCTCCTCGAGCTTGCTGCTACTGATGAAATGCTCTCCAAAATCCCCCTTGTTTTGGAGCTTATGCCCAATCA ATCTAATTTGTCTCTCACCGAACAATGCTTTGAATTTCTATTTCTGGTAACTACTGCTCAGGAGGATGGAGCTATGACTTTCTATAGATCAGGAGGGATGAATGTTTTGGCTTCTCATATGCATGCTTTGCCAGATG GTTCCCATGTGATGGAGCTCGCCATGAAACTTGTTCAGTTCATCATAAGCAAGCTGCCTGCAGAAAATGTTTACTTAGAGCACCCAACGGAGCTATCAAAGATG GTGTCTGCAATAGCAAGACAATTTGCCCGGCTACACAATGCTTTAAAATTTGAAGCGCTGCACCTCCTTTCTGCTCTACTCTCTTCAAGTTACTCA GGAGTGTTATTTTCAGCGCTACAGTCACTAAAAAGTGATGATTGGTCAGATAATCTCCGTATTGGTGTTATGGATGTTTTACAGAATCGAGTAG GTCCTGCTGAGAAACTTCGTGCTCTTGTTGTTGCTCAGCATGCCATATCGATTGTTGGCGAGGATTGGCTAATTGGACCAACTAACTTGCCTGATGGGCATAGTTCTTTCCCTGCTGAACG ATGCATACTACTTATTTTGGAGTCATCTAGGGTTGAGATTGCTGTTCTCGTAAATGAGCTGGCATACCTGAAATATGAAGCCTCTAAAAATTCTCCTCCAGATTCTGAAACCTTTCTTGGAACACTAAGGAATCTCAGTGTTGCCTTCTCTTTGGTTGAAAGGATTATCAAACTTATGTCAAAATTGGGGGAAAATGAAG TGTTTGCAGAATCAAACTCAGCTCCAATAATTAATGACAGCACTTTGATGAAGATGATTGGTGGGCTCAATGAGACAATTGGAGTGGTCCTTGATTATTTGCAAGATGCAAAG GATCATGGAGATAGAAAAGGGAATGACCTTTTAGCTTCTGTTAGAGTAGTTGGAAG CTATCTGGCAGAAGCACCTCCTGCATGCAATGAGAAGGTTAAGGACCTTCTTGGTTATATGTTGTCAGTTGAAGGGGATGAAGAATCTAG TCCTTTTCAGTCTATCTCCTTTTTGCTTCCTATGCTGTGTCAAATCACAATGGAGAATGACGGATGTAAACTGTTTGCCTCTGCTGGAACATTTGGAGCT GTTGTTGGTTTCCTTATTTCTCTGATTGATTCAAGTGATTCAAGTGTTGACAATATTGGTACCATATTGTTGGCATGCGATACAATCATGAATTTTCTGTTAAAG AGAGAGCAATTTCATTTTACCCTGGAGAATTCTTGTTCTGTCAAGCTTCTGCAAGCATTGGTTCGCTGGACAG CGAACACAAGTGATGTATCTATGATTATGATGGCATCTAGCATATGCTCGTTAATAATTGATTCAACTTCCGAGGAAACTCTTTTGCGCTATCCAGAATTCAATGACGATGACCTCATTGCTCTTTCCCTGCTCATGAAGAGAAGTTTGGAAACCCACGGCCAG GATATGATGTCCAGTGACGGGAACTCAGAGGCGGATCTGTATGAGATAGTCACCTCAG GATATGATTCTTGGGCAGATCGGTTTCCCCATATCAAACAAGTAGTTGGCTGA
- the LOC121782981 gene encoding neurochondrin-like isoform X2 has protein sequence MEQQTSTSSLQASPSPSPTHSPSLEDVMRLLKGNTDSQRLAGLLLVTKFFDKNDKPTILSVYSAVGSTFLHRLLLTGMGKGGGGANIDNADRHAYLQLSVTILASFARLLELAATDEMLSKIPLVLELMPNQSNLSLTEQCFEFLFLVTTAQEDGAMTFYRSGGMNVLASHMHALPDGSHVMELAMKLVQFIISKLPAENVYLEHPTELSKMVSAIARQFARLHNALKFEALHLLSALLSSSYSGVLFSALQSLKSDDWSDNLRIGVMDVLQNRVGPAEKLRALVVAQHAISIVGEDWLIGPTNLPDGHSSFPAERCILLILESSRVEIAVLVNELAYLKYEASKNSPPDSETFLGTLRNLSVAFSLVERIIKLMSKLGENEESNSAPIINDSTLMKMIGGLNETIGVVLDYLQDAKDHGDRKGNDLLASVRVVGSYLAEAPPACNEKVKDLLGYMLSVEGDEESSPFQSISFLLPMLCQITMENDGCKLFASAGTFGAVVGFLISLIDSSDSSVDNIGTILLACDTIMNFLLKREQFHFTLENSCSVKLLQALVRWTANTSDVSMIMMASSICSLIIDSTSEETLLRYPEFNDDDLIALSLLMKRSLETHGQDMMSSDGNSEADLYEIVTSGYDSWADRFPHIKQVVG, from the exons ATGGAGCAACAAACCTCCACTTCTTCTCTACAAGCATCGCCGTCTCCATCTCCGACTCATTCTCCGTCACTGGAAGATGTGATGAGACTATTGAAAGGAAACACCGATTCTCAACGGCTAGCTGGCCTTCTTCTCGTCACCAAATTCTTCGACAAAAACGACAAACCTACAATCCTCTCTGTCTACAGCGCCGTCGGTTCTACTTTCCTCCACCGCCTCTTGCTCACCG GAATGGGGAAAGGAGGCGGCGGAGCTAATATTGATAATGCCGACCGCCATGCTTACCTGCAGCTCTCTGTCACGATTCTCGCTTCGTTTGCCCGGCTCCTCGAGCTTGCTGCTACTGATGAAATGCTCTCCAAAATCCCCCTTGTTTTGGAGCTTATGCCCAATCA ATCTAATTTGTCTCTCACCGAACAATGCTTTGAATTTCTATTTCTGGTAACTACTGCTCAGGAGGATGGAGCTATGACTTTCTATAGATCAGGAGGGATGAATGTTTTGGCTTCTCATATGCATGCTTTGCCAGATG GTTCCCATGTGATGGAGCTCGCCATGAAACTTGTTCAGTTCATCATAAGCAAGCTGCCTGCAGAAAATGTTTACTTAGAGCACCCAACGGAGCTATCAAAGATG GTGTCTGCAATAGCAAGACAATTTGCCCGGCTACACAATGCTTTAAAATTTGAAGCGCTGCACCTCCTTTCTGCTCTACTCTCTTCAAGTTACTCA GGAGTGTTATTTTCAGCGCTACAGTCACTAAAAAGTGATGATTGGTCAGATAATCTCCGTATTGGTGTTATGGATGTTTTACAGAATCGAGTAG GTCCTGCTGAGAAACTTCGTGCTCTTGTTGTTGCTCAGCATGCCATATCGATTGTTGGCGAGGATTGGCTAATTGGACCAACTAACTTGCCTGATGGGCATAGTTCTTTCCCTGCTGAACG ATGCATACTACTTATTTTGGAGTCATCTAGGGTTGAGATTGCTGTTCTCGTAAATGAGCTGGCATACCTGAAATATGAAGCCTCTAAAAATTCTCCTCCAGATTCTGAAACCTTTCTTGGAACACTAAGGAATCTCAGTGTTGCCTTCTCTTTGGTTGAAAGGATTATCAAACTTATGTCAAAATTGGGGGAAAATGAAG AATCAAACTCAGCTCCAATAATTAATGACAGCACTTTGATGAAGATGATTGGTGGGCTCAATGAGACAATTGGAGTGGTCCTTGATTATTTGCAAGATGCAAAG GATCATGGAGATAGAAAAGGGAATGACCTTTTAGCTTCTGTTAGAGTAGTTGGAAG CTATCTGGCAGAAGCACCTCCTGCATGCAATGAGAAGGTTAAGGACCTTCTTGGTTATATGTTGTCAGTTGAAGGGGATGAAGAATCTAG TCCTTTTCAGTCTATCTCCTTTTTGCTTCCTATGCTGTGTCAAATCACAATGGAGAATGACGGATGTAAACTGTTTGCCTCTGCTGGAACATTTGGAGCT GTTGTTGGTTTCCTTATTTCTCTGATTGATTCAAGTGATTCAAGTGTTGACAATATTGGTACCATATTGTTGGCATGCGATACAATCATGAATTTTCTGTTAAAG AGAGAGCAATTTCATTTTACCCTGGAGAATTCTTGTTCTGTCAAGCTTCTGCAAGCATTGGTTCGCTGGACAG CGAACACAAGTGATGTATCTATGATTATGATGGCATCTAGCATATGCTCGTTAATAATTGATTCAACTTCCGAGGAAACTCTTTTGCGCTATCCAGAATTCAATGACGATGACCTCATTGCTCTTTCCCTGCTCATGAAGAGAAGTTTGGAAACCCACGGCCAG GATATGATGTCCAGTGACGGGAACTCAGAGGCGGATCTGTATGAGATAGTCACCTCAG GATATGATTCTTGGGCAGATCGGTTTCCCCATATCAAACAAGTAGTTGGCTGA
- the LOC121780744 gene encoding uncharacterized protein LOC121780744, with amino-acid sequence MAACLRSLLLYSCMTAAFVAFAFGEETLFPTSGDERGGNGSNGMVVSLVRRERGRFLADNSSDEQVNTTLILASKRTQRKDPLDDFQKYRGGWNISNRHYWASVAYTAVPFFVVGAIWFVIFGLCLIITCLYFCCCRKAQYGYSRLAYALSLILLTFFTIAAIIGCVILYTGQGKYHSSTINTLEYVVYQADTTSESLRNVSGYLAAAKQINVGQVILPSNVQGDIDKIQTKINSSATTLSSKTEDNSQKIKKAIQSVRLALIILSAVMLLLTFLGFVFSIFGMQVLVYLLVITGWILVTGTFLLCGIFLLLHNVTGDTCVAMNQWVQNPTAHTALDDILPCVDNATAQETLTKSKEVTSQLVTLMNTVITNVSNANNIPNFLPFYFNQSGPLVPNVCNPFNPDLSSRACAPGETDLNNAPQVLGGYVCQTSPNGICTTTGRLTPAIYNQMAAGVNVSYGLYKYGPVLVNVQDCTFVRDTFSAIVNDHCPGLRKYSQWIYVGLVMVALAVMLSLLFWVIYGRERRHRAYTKAHTPRGAPDFGEEKHA; translated from the exons ATGGCGGCGTGCTTGAGATCTCTGTTGCTTTACTCATGCATGACAGCAGCATTTGTTGCTTTTGCATTTGGAGAAGAAACCCTTTTCCCAACTTCAG GCGATGAGAGAGGTGGAAATGGAAGTAATGGAATGGTGGTATCTTTGgttaggagagagagagggagatttCTGGCTGATAATTCGAGTGATGAGCAAGTTAACACAACTCTGATTTTGGCTTCAAAGAGAACACAGAGGAAAGACCCTCTTGATGATTTCCAAAAATACAGAGGAGGCTGGAACATCAGTAATCGCCATTACTGGGCT TCTGTGGCTTACACTGCCGTGCCCTTCTTTGTGGTTGGTGCAATCTGGTTTGTCATCTTTGGGCTTTGCTTGATCATCACATGCCTCTACTTCTGCTGCTGCCGGAAGGCGCAATACGGCTATTCTCGCCTTGCTTATGCCCTCTCTCTCATCCTCCTCACCTTCTTCACCATTGCTGCAAT CATTGGATGTGTCATCTTGTACACTGGCCAAGGGAAGTATCACAGCAGCACCATCAACACCTTGGAATATGTCGTCTATCAGGCGGATACCACGTCCGAGAGTCTTAGAAATGTGTCGGGATATCTAGCTGCAGCAAAGCAAATCAATGTGGGTCAAGTGATTCTGCCCTCTAACGTCCAAGGCGACATTGATAAGATCCAAACCAAGATAAACTCTTCGGCCACAACCCTCTCGAGTAAGACCGAGGACAATTCACAGAAGATAAAGAAAGCTATTCAATCAGT GAGATTGGCTCTCATCATACTCTCTGCCGTTATGCTTCTTCTAACGTTTCTTGGATTTG TGTTTTCAATCTTCGGCATGCAAGTTCTTGTTTACCT ATTGGTGATCACGGGATGGATTCTTGTTACCGGGACATTTTTACTATGTGGGATCTTTCTTCTTCTACACAA TGTCACTGGTGACACCTGCGTAGCAATGAACCAGTGGGTCCAGAACCCGACTGCTCATACAGCTCTCGACGACATCCTGCCTTGCGTGGACAACGCGACCGCCCAAGAGACCTTGACCAAGAGCAAGGAAGTAACATCACAGCTGGTCACTTTGATGAACACGGTCATCACCAACGTCTCCAACGCCAACAACATCCCCAACTTCCTCCCGTTCTACTTCAACCAATCAGGCCCCCTCGTGCCAAACGTGTGCAATCCGTTCAATCCCGACCTGAGCAGTCGAGCTTGTGCACCCGGTGAGACGGACCTCAACAATGCCCCACAGGTGTTGGGCGGCTACGTCTGCCAAACGTCACCAAACGGGATATGCACAACAACAGGCCGACTGACGCCAGCCATTTACAACCAGATGGCTGCTGGTGTGAATGTGAGCTATGGCTTGTATAAGTACGGTCCGGTCCTGGTTAATGTTCAAGACTGTACTTTTGTGAGAGATACGTTCTCGGCTATAGTGAACGATCACTGCCCCGGGCTGCGCAAGTACAGCCAGTGGATCTATGTGGGGCTTGTGATGGTCGCCCTCGCGGTGATGCTGTCGCTGCTCTTTTGGGTCATATACGGGAGGGAGAGGCGCCACCGTGCGTATACCAAGGCGCACACGCCTCGGGGTGCACCGGATTTCGGTGAAGAGAAGCATGCTTAG